One Takifugu rubripes chromosome 2, fTakRub1.2, whole genome shotgun sequence genomic region harbors:
- the tdh2 gene encoding L-threonine dehydrogenase 2 isoform X2 yields the protein MRPPACVRAAAVLGLSCRGCLRFGGFSSWRRQMSRWNDQENCCPQPPQEAPRILITGGLGQLGVGLAQMLRKQYGTDNVILSDIKKPSPDVYKSGPFVYADVLDYKLLRELIVNNRITWLVHYSALLSAVGEANVALARKINITGLHNVLDLALENCLRLFVPSTIGAFGPSSPRDPAPDLCVQRPRTIYGVSKVHGELMGEYLHHKYGLDFRCLRYPGVISVNTTPGGGTTDYAVQIFHDALSTGHHECYLRPETRLPMMHIADCHRATVEFMQAPECQLTLRTYNIAAMSFTPEEVAQEIRKHLPHLKVTYNPDVVRQSIADSWPVRFDDSNARRDWGWTPVFGLEELVTDMLNSIQSRRAKEGLPAS from the exons ATGAGGCCACCGGCGTGCGTCCGCGCGGCGGCTGTGTTGGGCCTGTCTTGCCGGGGCTGTCTCAGGTTCGGCGGTTTCAGTTCTTGGCGCAGGCAGATGAGCAGGTGGAACGACCAGGAGAACTGCTGCCCACAGCCTCCTCAAGAAGCCCCCCGGATCCTCATCACAG GTGGCCTCGGGCAGTTAGGTGTGGGACTGGCGCAGATGCTGAG GAAGCAGTACGGGACGGATAATGTGATCCTCTCCGACATCAAGAAGCCTTCGCCTGATGTTTATAAGAGCG GCCCGTTTGTTTACGCCGACGTGCTGGACTACAAACTTCTCCGGGAGCTGATCGTGAATAACCGCATCACTTGGCTGGTGCACTACAGCGCGCTGCTGAGCGCCGTGGGCGAGGCCAACGTGGCTTTGGCGCGCAAGATCAACATCACAG GCCTTCACAATGTGCTAGACTTGGCTCTGGAGAACTGCCTGCGCCTCTTTGTCCCCAGCACCATAGGAGCCTTTGGGCCATCTTCCCCACGTGACCCAGCCCCTGACCTCTGCGTGCAAAGGCCTCGAACTATCTACGGTGTGTCCAAAGTGCACGGAGAGCTGATGGGAGAG TATCTCCATCATAAATATGGTCTTGACTTCCGTTGCCTACGTTACCCCGGTGTTATATCGGTCAACACAACTCCCGGAGGAGGAACCACAG atTATGCAGTTCAGATCTTCCACGACGCTCTCAGCACGGGCCACCACGAGTGTTACCTGCGTCCCGAAACGCGCCTCCCCATGATGCACATCGCCGACTGCCACCGCGCCACGGTGGAGTTCATGCAGGCGCCGGAGTGCCAGCTGACGCTGCGGACCTACAACATTGCAGCCATGAGCTTCACGCCCGAGGAGGTGGCCCAAGAGATCCGCAAGCATCTGCCTCACCTCAAGGTCACCTACAATCCCGATGTAGTCCGCCAGAGCATTG CAGACAGCTGGCCTGTGAGGTTCGATGACTCCAATGCCAGGAGAGACTGGGGATGGACGCCTGTGTTcggcctggaggagctggtcaCAGACATGCTGAACTCCATCCAGAGCAGGAGGGCAAAAGAAGGTTTGCCTGCCAGCTAG
- the tdh2 gene encoding L-threonine dehydrogenase 2 isoform X1, producing the protein MRPPACVRAAAVLGLSCRGCLRFGGFSSWRRQMSRWNDQENCCPQPPQEAPRILITGGLGQLGVGLAQMLRKQYGTDNVILSDIKKPSPDVYKSGPFVYADVLDYKLLRELIVNNRITWLVHYSALLSAVGEANVALARKINITGSVVHLGLHNVLDLALENCLRLFVPSTIGAFGPSSPRDPAPDLCVQRPRTIYGVSKVHGELMGEYLHHKYGLDFRCLRYPGVISVNTTPGGGTTDYAVQIFHDALSTGHHECYLRPETRLPMMHIADCHRATVEFMQAPECQLTLRTYNIAAMSFTPEEVAQEIRKHLPHLKVTYNPDVVRQSIADSWPVRFDDSNARRDWGWTPVFGLEELVTDMLNSIQSRRAKEGLPAS; encoded by the exons ATGAGGCCACCGGCGTGCGTCCGCGCGGCGGCTGTGTTGGGCCTGTCTTGCCGGGGCTGTCTCAGGTTCGGCGGTTTCAGTTCTTGGCGCAGGCAGATGAGCAGGTGGAACGACCAGGAGAACTGCTGCCCACAGCCTCCTCAAGAAGCCCCCCGGATCCTCATCACAG GTGGCCTCGGGCAGTTAGGTGTGGGACTGGCGCAGATGCTGAG GAAGCAGTACGGGACGGATAATGTGATCCTCTCCGACATCAAGAAGCCTTCGCCTGATGTTTATAAGAGCG GCCCGTTTGTTTACGCCGACGTGCTGGACTACAAACTTCTCCGGGAGCTGATCGTGAATAACCGCATCACTTGGCTGGTGCACTACAGCGCGCTGCTGAGCGCCGTGGGCGAGGCCAACGTGGCTTTGGCGCGCAAGATCAACATCACAG GTTCTGTTGTCCATCTAGGCCTTCACAATGTGCTAGACTTGGCTCTGGAGAACTGCCTGCGCCTCTTTGTCCCCAGCACCATAGGAGCCTTTGGGCCATCTTCCCCACGTGACCCAGCCCCTGACCTCTGCGTGCAAAGGCCTCGAACTATCTACGGTGTGTCCAAAGTGCACGGAGAGCTGATGGGAGAG TATCTCCATCATAAATATGGTCTTGACTTCCGTTGCCTACGTTACCCCGGTGTTATATCGGTCAACACAACTCCCGGAGGAGGAACCACAG atTATGCAGTTCAGATCTTCCACGACGCTCTCAGCACGGGCCACCACGAGTGTTACCTGCGTCCCGAAACGCGCCTCCCCATGATGCACATCGCCGACTGCCACCGCGCCACGGTGGAGTTCATGCAGGCGCCGGAGTGCCAGCTGACGCTGCGGACCTACAACATTGCAGCCATGAGCTTCACGCCCGAGGAGGTGGCCCAAGAGATCCGCAAGCATCTGCCTCACCTCAAGGTCACCTACAATCCCGATGTAGTCCGCCAGAGCATTG CAGACAGCTGGCCTGTGAGGTTCGATGACTCCAATGCCAGGAGAGACTGGGGATGGACGCCTGTGTTcggcctggaggagctggtcaCAGACATGCTGAACTCCATCCAGAGCAGGAGGGCAAAAGAAGGTTTGCCTGCCAGCTAG